The following coding sequences lie in one Streptomyces sp. NBC_00510 genomic window:
- the ilvC gene encoding ketol-acid reductoisomerase yields MAELFYDDDADLSIIQGRKVAVIGYGSQGHAHALSLRDSGVDVRVGLHEGSKSKAKAEEQGLRVVTPAEAATEADVIMILVPDPIQARVYEESVKDNLKDGDALFFGHGLNIRYGFIKPPAGVDVCMVAPKGPGHLVRRQYEEGRGVPCIAAVEQDATGNGFALALSYAKAIGGTRAGVIKTTFTEETETDLFGEQAVLCGGTAALVKAGFETLTEAGYQPEIAYFECLHELKLIVDLMYEGGLEKMRWSISETAEWGDYVTGPRIITDATKAEMKKILGEIQDGSFANNWIAEYNAGLPRYNEYKKADENHLLETTGKKLRKLMSWVDEEA; encoded by the coding sequence GTGGCCGAGCTGTTCTACGACGACGATGCCGACCTGTCCATCATCCAGGGCCGCAAGGTCGCGGTCATCGGCTACGGGAGCCAGGGGCACGCGCACGCGCTGTCGCTGCGCGACTCGGGTGTGGACGTGCGGGTCGGCCTGCACGAGGGCTCCAAGTCCAAGGCGAAGGCCGAGGAGCAGGGCCTGCGCGTGGTGACCCCCGCGGAGGCCGCGACCGAGGCCGACGTCATCATGATCCTGGTCCCGGACCCGATCCAGGCGCGGGTGTACGAGGAGTCCGTCAAGGACAACCTGAAGGACGGCGACGCGCTGTTCTTCGGTCACGGCCTGAACATCCGCTACGGCTTCATCAAGCCCCCGGCCGGTGTCGACGTGTGCATGGTCGCGCCCAAGGGCCCGGGTCACCTGGTGCGCCGTCAGTACGAGGAGGGCCGCGGCGTGCCGTGCATCGCGGCCGTGGAGCAGGACGCGACCGGGAACGGCTTCGCGCTGGCGCTGTCCTACGCCAAGGCGATCGGCGGCACCCGTGCGGGTGTCATCAAGACGACGTTCACCGAGGAGACCGAGACCGACCTGTTCGGTGAGCAGGCGGTGCTGTGCGGTGGCACGGCGGCGCTGGTCAAGGCCGGTTTCGAGACGCTGACCGAGGCCGGTTACCAGCCGGAGATCGCGTACTTCGAGTGCCTGCACGAGCTGAAGCTCATCGTGGACCTGATGTACGAGGGCGGCCTGGAGAAGATGCGCTGGTCGATCTCCGAGACCGCCGAGTGGGGTGACTACGTCACCGGTCCGCGCATCATCACCGACGCCACCAAGGCGGAGATGAAGAAGATCCTCGGTGAGATCCAGGACGGCTCCTTCGCCAACAACTGGATCGCCGAGTACAACGCCGGCCTGCCCCGGTACAACGAGTACAAGAAGGCCGACGAGAACCACCTGCTGGAGACCACCGGCAAGAAGCTCCGCAAGCTCATGAGCTGGGTGGACGAGGAGGCGTAA
- the serA gene encoding phosphoglycerate dehydrogenase — protein sequence MSNPVVLIAEELSPATVDALGPDFEIRHCNGADRGELLSAIADADAILIRSATKVDAEAIAAAPKLKVVARAGVGLDNVDVSAATKAGVMVVNAPTSNIVTAAELACGLLIAVARNIAPANAALKQGEWKRNKYTGVELAEKTLGVVGLGRIGALVAQRMSAFGMKIVAYDPYIQPARAAQMGVKILSLDELLQVSDFITVHLPKTPETVGLIGEEALRKVKPHVRIVNAARGGIVDEEALSAALKEGRVGGAGLDVYAKEPCTDSPLFQFDNVVATPHLGASTDEAQEKAGISVARSVRLALAGELVPDAVNVQGGVIAEDVRPGLPLAEKLGRIFTALAGEVAVRLDVEVRGEITQHDVKVLELSALKGVFEDVVDETVSYVNAPLFAQERGVEVRLTTSSESPDHRNLVTVRGTLSDGTEVAVSGTLAGPKHIQKIVAVGDDDVDLVFADHMGFLRYTDRPGVVGTIGRILGDAGVNIAGMQVARDQAGGEALVALTVDTAIPAPVLAEIAEEIGASSARAVNLED from the coding sequence GTGAGCAACCCCGTCGTACTCATCGCTGAAGAGCTGTCGCCCGCCACCGTTGACGCCCTCGGGCCGGACTTCGAGATCCGGCACTGCAACGGCGCCGACCGGGGAGAACTCCTGAGCGCGATCGCCGACGCCGACGCCATCCTGATCCGCAGCGCCACCAAGGTGGACGCCGAGGCCATCGCCGCAGCCCCCAAGCTCAAGGTCGTGGCCCGCGCGGGCGTCGGCCTGGACAACGTGGACGTCTCCGCGGCCACCAAGGCCGGCGTGATGGTCGTCAACGCCCCGACCTCCAACATCGTCACCGCCGCCGAGCTGGCGTGCGGCCTGCTGATCGCCGTGGCCCGCAACATCGCGCCGGCGAACGCGGCCCTGAAGCAGGGCGAGTGGAAGCGCAACAAGTACACCGGCGTCGAGCTCGCCGAGAAGACCCTCGGCGTGGTCGGCCTCGGCCGCATCGGCGCCCTGGTGGCGCAGCGCATGTCGGCCTTCGGGATGAAGATCGTCGCGTACGACCCCTACATCCAGCCCGCGCGCGCCGCCCAGATGGGCGTGAAGATCCTCAGCCTCGACGAACTGCTGCAGGTCTCCGACTTCATCACCGTGCACCTCCCCAAGACCCCGGAGACCGTGGGCCTGATCGGCGAGGAGGCGCTGCGCAAGGTCAAGCCGCACGTCCGCATCGTCAACGCCGCCCGCGGCGGCATCGTGGACGAGGAGGCGCTGTCCGCCGCGCTCAAGGAGGGCCGGGTCGGCGGCGCCGGCCTGGACGTGTACGCCAAGGAGCCGTGCACGGACTCGCCGCTCTTCCAGTTCGACAACGTCGTGGCCACCCCGCACCTGGGCGCCTCCACCGACGAGGCCCAGGAGAAGGCGGGCATCTCCGTCGCCCGCTCCGTGCGCCTGGCGCTCGCCGGTGAGCTGGTGCCGGACGCGGTCAACGTCCAGGGCGGTGTCATCGCCGAGGACGTCCGCCCGGGCCTGCCGCTCGCCGAGAAGCTCGGCCGGATCTTCACCGCCCTCGCGGGCGAGGTCGCGGTCCGCCTCGACGTCGAGGTGCGCGGCGAGATCACCCAGCACGACGTGAAGGTGCTGGAGCTCTCCGCCCTCAAGGGCGTCTTCGAGGACGTGGTCGACGAGACCGTCAGCTACGTCAACGCCCCGCTCTTCGCGCAGGAGCGCGGGGTCGAGGTCCGCCTCACCACCAGCAGCGAGTCGCCCGACCACCGCAACCTGGTCACCGTGCGGGGCACCCTCTCCGACGGCACCGAGGTGGCCGTCTCCGGCACGCTGGCGGGCCCCAAGCACATCCAGAAGATCGTCGCCGTCGGCGACGACGACGTGGACCTGGTCTTCGCCGACCACATGGGCTTCCTGCGCTACACCGATCGTCCCGGCGTCGTCGGCACCATCGGCCGGATCCTGGGTGACGCCGGCGTCAACATCGCGGGCATGCAGGTCGCCCGTGACCAGGCCGGCGGCGAGGCGCTGGTCGCGCTGACCGTCGACACCGCCATCCCGGCGCCGGTGCTGGCCGAGATCGCCGAGGAGATCGGCGCGAGCTCGGCCCGCGCGGTCAATCTCGAGGACTGA
- the ilvN gene encoding acetolactate synthase small subunit, which translates to MSKHTLSVLVENKPGVLARITALFSRRGFNIDSLAVGTTEHADISRITIVVNVIEDLPLEQVTKQLNKLVNVLKIVELEPSAAVQRELVLVKVRADNESRSQIVEIVQLFRAKTVDVSPEAVTIEATGGADKLEAMLKMLEPFGIKELVQSGTIAIGRGARSITDRSLRALDRTA; encoded by the coding sequence ATGTCCAAGCACACGCTCTCCGTCCTGGTGGAGAACAAGCCCGGCGTCCTGGCCAGGATCACCGCCCTGTTCTCCCGGCGCGGCTTCAACATCGACTCCCTCGCCGTCGGCACCACCGAGCACGCCGACATCTCCCGCATCACCATCGTGGTGAACGTGATCGAGGACCTCCCGCTGGAGCAGGTCACCAAGCAGCTGAACAAGCTGGTCAACGTCCTGAAGATCGTCGAGCTGGAGCCGTCCGCCGCCGTCCAGCGCGAACTCGTCCTGGTGAAGGTGCGCGCCGACAACGAGTCCCGCTCCCAGATCGTGGAGATCGTCCAGCTGTTCCGCGCCAAGACCGTGGACGTCTCGCCCGAGGCGGTCACCATCGAGGCCACCGGCGGCGCCGACAAGCTCGAGGCCATGCTGAAGATGCTGGAGCCCTTCGGCATCAAGGAGCTCGTCCAGTCCGGCACGATCGCGATCGGCCGCGGCGCCCGCTCGATCACCGACCGCTCCCTGCGCGCCCTCGACCGGACCGCATAG